The following are encoded in a window of Gramella sp. MT6 genomic DNA:
- a CDS encoding GNAT family N-acetyltransferase — MNKIEAHDHKNIFIGLSHPEVIKYYGVQYSSYESTQEQMNWYSNLEKSNSGMWWAIRLKASGDFCGAIGINDYQKEHNKAEIGFWLLPEFWRKGFINESGTTVINYLFKELKLHRLEAYVEAENENSSNALKNLGFKHEGRMNESEIKNGEYISVDIFALLNTKD; from the coding sequence ATGAATAAGATTGAAGCCCATGATCATAAAAATATATTTATAGGGCTTTCTCATCCAGAAGTAATCAAATACTATGGAGTTCAATATTCCAGCTATGAGAGCACGCAAGAACAAATGAACTGGTATTCCAATCTTGAAAAATCTAATTCAGGAATGTGGTGGGCAATACGGCTAAAAGCATCAGGAGATTTCTGTGGCGCAATTGGAATTAATGATTATCAAAAGGAACACAATAAAGCTGAAATAGGCTTTTGGCTGCTTCCTGAATTCTGGAGAAAAGGATTCATCAACGAATCAGGAACCACCGTGATAAATTACCTGTTCAAAGAATTAAAACTTCATCGTTTAGAAGCCTATGTTGAAGCTGAAAATGAAAACTCATCTAATGCTTTAAAAAATTTAGGATTCAAACACGAAGGTAGAATGAACGAATCTGAAATAAAGAATGGCGAATATATTAGTGTGGATATTTTTGCATTATTAAATACTAAAGATTAA
- a CDS encoding DUF779 domain-containing protein, with translation MTKRVEITEEAAEIIDQLRERHGELMFHQSGGCCDGSSPMCLEKGDLLLNENDVWLGTVHGCEFFMSKDQFEYWKHTHLLVDITKGRGSSFSLEIPMGLRFVIKSRMFKPEELEDLEPIKYGEQFID, from the coding sequence ATGACTAAAAGAGTAGAAATAACAGAAGAAGCTGCAGAAATAATAGATCAGCTAAGGGAACGCCACGGCGAACTTATGTTTCATCAAAGCGGTGGTTGCTGTGACGGGTCATCTCCAATGTGCCTTGAAAAAGGCGATCTATTGCTCAATGAGAACGACGTTTGGCTGGGCACGGTCCATGGTTGTGAATTCTTTATGAGCAAAGATCAGTTTGAATACTGGAAACACACCCATCTATTAGTAGATATTACGAAAGGAAGAGGCTCAAGTTTCTCTTTGGAAATCCCGATGGGATTAAGATTTGTAATTAAATCAAGGATGTTTAAACCCGAGGAATTAGAAGATCTTGAACCCATTAAATATGGAGAACAATTTATTGATTGA
- a CDS encoding aldehyde dehydrogenase family protein yields MSNVQTTEKQKIEKPKFKDKYDNFIGGKWTAPVKGEYFDNISPVDGNSFTKVARSTEDDINKAIDAAWKAAPEWNNSSAAYRSNLLLKIADVMEKNLEDLARAETWDNGKAVRETLAADLPLAVDHFRYFAGVIRAEEGSVAELDSNTVCINVTEPLGVVGQIIPWNFPILMATWKLAPALAAGNCVVLKPAEQTPVGIMILMELIEDILPAGVLNIVNGFGAEAGKPLASSSRINKIAFTGETTTGQLIMQYASKNITPVTLELGGKSPNVFFESIMDADDDYFDKCIEGAVMFALNQGEVCTCPSRLLIQESIYDKFIERVIKRTEAIKLGHPLDPDTMMGAQASNDQYEKILNYINIGKEEGCEVLTGGEAAFNEGLEGGYYIKPTILKGNNKMRVFQEEIFGPVVCVTTFKDEAEAIEIANDTLYGLGAGVWTRDTHQAYQIARAIKAGRVWVNNYHNYPAHAPFGGYKKSGIGRENHKMMLSHYRHTKNMLVSYDKKPMGFF; encoded by the coding sequence ATGAGCAATGTACAAACCACAGAAAAGCAGAAGATCGAAAAGCCTAAATTCAAGGATAAATATGACAATTTTATAGGCGGAAAATGGACCGCTCCTGTAAAAGGTGAATATTTCGACAACATTTCTCCAGTTGATGGAAATTCATTTACTAAAGTTGCCCGATCTACTGAAGATGATATAAATAAAGCGATCGATGCTGCCTGGAAAGCAGCTCCTGAATGGAATAATTCTTCAGCGGCATATAGAAGTAATTTATTACTGAAGATCGCAGATGTCATGGAGAAAAATCTGGAAGATCTCGCCAGGGCCGAAACATGGGATAATGGGAAAGCGGTTAGAGAAACTCTTGCTGCCGACCTTCCATTAGCTGTAGATCATTTTAGATATTTTGCTGGAGTGATCAGGGCTGAAGAAGGTTCTGTTGCTGAACTTGATTCTAATACAGTTTGCATAAACGTAACTGAACCACTTGGTGTTGTTGGGCAAATAATCCCATGGAACTTTCCTATTCTTATGGCCACCTGGAAATTGGCGCCAGCCCTAGCTGCAGGAAATTGCGTGGTATTGAAACCAGCAGAACAAACTCCCGTTGGTATCATGATTCTCATGGAACTTATCGAAGATATTCTCCCTGCCGGAGTATTGAACATCGTGAACGGTTTTGGTGCTGAAGCTGGTAAACCCTTGGCTTCAAGTTCACGTATCAATAAGATCGCTTTTACCGGTGAAACAACTACCGGACAGTTGATTATGCAATATGCTTCAAAAAATATTACTCCGGTAACCCTGGAACTCGGAGGTAAATCTCCAAACGTATTTTTTGAAAGTATTATGGATGCAGATGATGACTATTTTGATAAATGTATAGAAGGAGCAGTAATGTTTGCTTTAAACCAAGGTGAAGTTTGTACCTGCCCTTCTAGACTCTTAATACAGGAAAGTATTTATGACAAATTCATTGAAAGGGTTATTAAAAGGACCGAAGCGATCAAACTGGGACATCCGCTAGATCCAGACACCATGATGGGTGCACAGGCATCTAATGATCAATATGAAAAGATCTTAAATTATATTAATATTGGAAAAGAAGAAGGCTGTGAAGTATTAACAGGTGGCGAAGCTGCTTTTAATGAAGGATTAGAAGGTGGATATTATATAAAACCAACTATCCTTAAAGGAAATAATAAAATGCGCGTATTCCAGGAAGAAATCTTTGGGCCTGTAGTTTGCGTAACCACCTTTAAAGATGAAGCAGAAGCAATTGAAATTGCCAATGACACTTTATATGGTCTTGGTGCGGGAGTCTGGACCAGAGACACTCACCAGGCTTATCAGATCGCAAGGGCTATAAAAGCTGGTCGTGTTTGGGTGAATAATTATCATAATTATCCTGCACATGCACCATTTGGAGGTTATAAAAAATCAGGTATCGGACGTGAAAACCATAAAATGATGTTGAGCCACTATCGTCATACCAAGAATATGCTGGTTTCTTATGATAAGAAACCAATGGGATTCTTTTAA
- a CDS encoding AraC family transcriptional regulator — MNMDLSSDFYENRKLENLVENQTSYTLNNAALHIFETHEKAERVLLKFDQPVLASMIKGKKIMHLRDLQSFNFLPGESLILPSNEMMCIDFPEAQINNPTRCLAMAISEDKISKVLEHMNEYMPKAEKTEWSLMDYNFHFTNDVGIYQILQRLLFLFTEDHPSKDLFVDNMLEELIIRILQTNSRRIYTDESFKLSSNNRLAFIVEYIRSNLHNPLSVKKLSKKACMSESNFYRVFKNELGISPTDFINNERIKLAVSLLQNPEKSIKEIYQECGFESRSYFNRVFKSRKKVAPGDYQSRLNVRV, encoded by the coding sequence ATGAATATGGATCTGTCTAGTGATTTCTATGAGAACAGGAAACTTGAAAATCTGGTGGAAAATCAAACTTCCTATACTCTCAATAATGCGGCGTTACATATTTTCGAAACACATGAAAAGGCGGAAAGGGTCCTACTGAAATTTGATCAGCCGGTCCTGGCAAGTATGATCAAAGGAAAAAAGATCATGCATTTAAGGGACCTGCAATCATTCAATTTTCTGCCGGGAGAATCTCTGATCCTGCCTTCAAATGAAATGATGTGTATAGATTTTCCAGAGGCTCAAATTAATAATCCTACGCGTTGTCTCGCCATGGCAATTTCCGAGGATAAAATATCCAAAGTCCTGGAGCATATGAATGAGTATATGCCCAAAGCAGAAAAAACGGAGTGGAGTCTAATGGATTATAATTTCCATTTCACCAATGATGTGGGAATCTATCAAATTTTACAGCGGCTTCTTTTTTTATTCACTGAAGATCATCCCTCTAAAGACCTTTTTGTAGATAATATGCTGGAAGAACTTATTATCAGGATCCTCCAGACCAATTCCAGGAGGATCTATACCGATGAAAGCTTTAAACTGAGCTCAAATAACAGGCTAGCTTTTATTGTAGAATATATTCGGAGTAACCTTCACAATCCTTTATCGGTAAAAAAACTGAGCAAAAAAGCCTGTATGAGCGAATCTAATTTTTACAGGGTTTTTAAAAATGAACTGGGAATTTCACCTACCGACTTTATAAATAACGAACGGATCAAACTGGCGGTAAGCCTACTGCAGAATCCTGAAAAGAGCATCAAAGAGATCTACCAGGAGTGCGGATTTGAAAGCAGGTCATATTTCAATCGCGTATTTAAGAGTCGAAAGAAGGTCGCTCCGGGAGATTATCAATCAAGGCTTAACGTTAGAGTATAA
- a CDS encoding DUF4268 domain-containing protein encodes MFSREESKKIRQEFWTSFGKEFPHKWLLYNTKMKEIQLKFTFDRKVAQVSLDIADEDEMIRAYYYEKMQSLQKVLRTEYLPEVIFEENYELPEGKLISRIYVQKENVSIHNKKDWPEVKTFLSTNMVLLEEFFKDFSDFIKD; translated from the coding sequence ATGTTCAGCAGGGAGGAATCAAAGAAAATTAGGCAGGAATTCTGGACAAGCTTCGGCAAGGAATTTCCTCATAAATGGTTACTATATAATACCAAAATGAAGGAGATCCAGTTAAAATTCACCTTCGACAGAAAAGTTGCACAGGTTTCACTGGACATTGCAGATGAAGATGAAATGATAAGAGCTTATTATTATGAAAAAATGCAATCCTTGCAGAAAGTTCTGAGAACCGAATATCTACCAGAAGTTATCTTCGAAGAAAATTATGAATTACCTGAAGGAAAATTGATATCCAGGATTTATGTTCAAAAAGAGAATGTGAGTATTCATAATAAGAAAGATTGGCCTGAGGTAAAAACTTTTCTTTCTACCAATATGGTGCTTCTGGAAGAGTTTTTTAAAGATTTCAGTGATTTCATAAAAGACTGA
- a CDS encoding ZIP family metal transporter, producing the protein MLTDLYIYFLPVLAVIIGYVISIFLKPGSSSGFKLLLAFSGAYLLAVTVLELLPDVYREPDSGIGVFIMLGLLLQIVLEFLSKGVEHGHLHFNQKSTAFPILLLISLSLHSLLEGFPLDKDNHLLHGVVVHKIPVAAILSVFLVQSKLSKAKVFLFLAFFALMTPLGSWLKNSVPVISQYSDYINAVVIGIFLHVSTTILFESSKNHSFNASKLGVIILGILLAYFI; encoded by the coding sequence TTGCTAACAGATCTATATATTTATTTTCTACCGGTACTTGCCGTGATCATCGGTTATGTAATTTCAATTTTTTTGAAACCCGGTAGTTCTTCAGGTTTTAAACTTCTACTCGCCTTTAGTGGCGCCTACCTACTGGCAGTAACCGTACTGGAATTATTACCAGATGTTTACCGCGAACCAGATTCGGGAATCGGTGTTTTTATAATGCTTGGATTATTGTTGCAAATTGTCCTTGAGTTTCTTTCTAAGGGAGTTGAACACGGTCACCTTCATTTTAATCAGAAATCTACTGCTTTTCCAATACTCCTTCTTATAAGTTTAAGCCTTCATTCTCTCCTTGAAGGTTTTCCGCTAGATAAGGATAATCATCTATTACATGGCGTTGTAGTGCATAAGATCCCGGTGGCAGCGATACTTTCTGTCTTCCTGGTTCAAAGTAAGCTTAGCAAAGCAAAAGTGTTTTTATTCCTTGCTTTCTTTGCACTTATGACTCCGCTAGGTAGCTGGTTGAAAAATAGTGTCCCTGTGATTTCACAGTATTCAGATTATATAAATGCGGTGGTAATTGGTATTTTTCTACATGTTTCTACCACTATACTTTTTGAATCTTCAAAGAATCATTCCTTTAATGCCTCAAAATTAGGAGTGATCATATTAGGAATATTACTCGCTTATTTTATTTAA
- a CDS encoding THUMP domain-containing protein gives MANNFRMIAKTLYGFESILAKELLDLGAMEIKEGNRMVSFIGDKGFMYKANLCLRTAIKILKPYESFKANSEQELYDNIKRLPWEKFLDVKGSLAIDSAVHSDIFTHSQYVALKTKDAIVDRFREKFGERPDVDLDFPDLRINIHIENNFCNVSFDSSGDSLHKRGYRTATNIAPINEVLAAGMLLMSGWDGQCDFLDPMCGSGTIPIEAAMIACNIPPNLNRKEFAFEKWSDWDEDLYEKIEESALKKVRDFHFKIKGYDKAPSAVMKAKDNVKNANLSDFIEIQQKSFFESEKENEGYLHMLFNPPYGERLEIDIEEFYGKIGDTLKQNYPGTHAWFIATNFDAIKSVGLRASRKIKLYNGPLEGRLLKYVLYEGSKKKSKQENS, from the coding sequence ATGGCTAATAACTTTAGAATGATCGCAAAGACCTTATATGGCTTTGAATCGATCCTCGCAAAAGAATTACTTGACTTGGGTGCAATGGAAATCAAAGAGGGTAACCGCATGGTGAGCTTCATTGGTGATAAAGGCTTTATGTATAAGGCAAACCTTTGTTTGAGAACAGCCATTAAGATCCTGAAGCCTTATGAAAGTTTCAAGGCAAATTCTGAACAGGAACTATACGATAATATCAAAAGATTACCCTGGGAGAAATTCCTGGACGTTAAAGGTAGTCTGGCGATAGATTCTGCTGTTCATTCAGATATATTTACGCATTCTCAATATGTGGCCCTGAAGACCAAGGATGCAATTGTAGACAGGTTCAGGGAGAAGTTTGGGGAAAGACCAGATGTGGATCTTGATTTTCCAGATCTACGCATCAATATTCATATTGAGAATAATTTCTGTAATGTTTCTTTTGATAGCTCTGGAGATTCCCTGCATAAAAGGGGTTATCGTACTGCAACCAATATCGCGCCTATAAATGAAGTTCTGGCAGCAGGAATGTTGTTAATGTCTGGATGGGATGGCCAGTGCGATTTCCTGGATCCAATGTGTGGTAGTGGAACTATCCCGATTGAAGCCGCAATGATCGCTTGTAATATTCCGCCTAACCTGAATAGGAAGGAATTTGCTTTTGAAAAATGGAGTGACTGGGATGAAGATCTTTATGAAAAGATCGAGGAATCTGCACTTAAGAAAGTGAGAGATTTCCACTTTAAGATCAAAGGTTATGATAAGGCTCCTTCAGCAGTGATGAAAGCTAAGGATAACGTAAAAAATGCTAATCTTTCAGACTTTATAGAAATTCAGCAGAAAAGTTTTTTCGAAAGTGAAAAGGAAAATGAGGGTTATTTGCATATGCTTTTCAATCCACCTTACGGGGAACGGCTGGAAATAGATATTGAAGAATTCTACGGAAAGATAGGGGATACGCTAAAACAAAATTATCCTGGTACCCATGCCTGGTTCATCGCCACCAATTTCGACGCCATTAAAAGCGTTGGTCTTAGAGCTTCACGTAAGATCAAATTATATAACGGGCCGCTCGAAGGAAGACTGCTTAAATACGTACTTTACGAAGGTTCTAAAAAGAAAAGCAAGCAGGAAAATAGCTAG
- a CDS encoding DUF6048 family protein, with product MYRYFSSLIFFLFLIGSASAQQNAQGQDSIQYKEKYGIRAGIDLSKPLRSVLDDTYSGIELVGDYRVYKNYYIAAELGTEERTFEGDNIQTFTTGSYIKVGGDYNAYENWLDMQNAIFVGLRYGFATFSQTLESYRIYTSSDYFGPDFREDNVETTGLTASWAEVMVGVKVEVLNNLFLSANVQLKRRIGQKTPTNFDNLAIPGFGRTYDSSEFGAGFGYSISYLIPFYKKARD from the coding sequence ATGTATCGATATTTTTCTAGCCTGATATTTTTTCTTTTTCTCATAGGCTCAGCTTCTGCTCAGCAAAATGCACAAGGCCAGGATTCTATTCAGTACAAAGAGAAATATGGTATTAGAGCAGGAATAGACCTGAGTAAACCATTGCGCTCGGTTTTAGATGACACTTACAGCGGAATAGAATTAGTTGGTGATTACAGGGTCTATAAGAATTATTATATCGCAGCAGAACTAGGAACCGAAGAAAGAACATTCGAAGGTGATAATATTCAGACTTTTACTACCGGAAGCTACATAAAAGTAGGTGGTGATTACAATGCCTACGAGAACTGGCTGGATATGCAGAATGCTATCTTTGTTGGCCTTCGTTATGGTTTTGCAACCTTTTCCCAAACTCTTGAGAGTTACAGGATCTACACCTCTTCAGATTATTTTGGACCGGATTTTCGTGAAGACAATGTAGAAACTACAGGTCTCACTGCCAGTTGGGCTGAAGTCATGGTAGGAGTTAAAGTAGAAGTTCTCAATAATCTTTTCCTTTCCGCGAATGTTCAGTTAAAAAGAAGGATCGGCCAAAAAACTCCGACTAATTTTGATAATCTTGCAATTCCGGGATTTGGAAGAACTTACGATAGCAGCGAGTTTGGAGCCGGTTTCGGATATTCCATCTCTTACCTTATACCCTTCTATAAAAAAGCAAGGGACTAG
- a CDS encoding DUF6452 family protein produces the protein MKNKFYKLLFIALFFSGIACQRDDICPETTDTTPLLIIRFYENEEPNDLQSPQNLSIRSIDSDSTNFVINTGGETPVSYFRFSGDSIAIPLKTNANQTSYVFTLNTAANDTTARNSGIRDTISFTYSRNDEYINRACAYKINYVGLKTSLQNSGENSGWIQDIEIEQTDIEDENQAHVSIFF, from the coding sequence ATGAAAAATAAATTTTATAAGCTACTCTTTATAGCATTGTTCTTTTCTGGCATTGCCTGTCAAAGAGATGACATTTGCCCCGAAACTACAGACACCACTCCCCTTCTTATTATTCGGTTTTATGAAAATGAAGAACCCAATGATCTTCAATCACCTCAAAATCTGAGTATAAGATCAATAGATAGCGACAGCACTAATTTTGTTATCAACACCGGGGGAGAGACACCTGTTTCATATTTTAGATTTAGCGGTGATAGTATTGCGATCCCACTTAAAACCAATGCTAATCAAACAAGCTATGTATTCACCTTGAATACTGCAGCAAATGATACCACCGCAAGAAATAGCGGAATTAGAGATACCATCAGTTTCACCTACAGTCGTAATGATGAATATATTAACCGTGCCTGCGCCTATAAAATTAATTACGTGGGCCTAAAAACATCACTGCAAAACTCTGGAGAAAACAGTGGATGGATACAGGACATAGAAATTGAACAAACAGATATTGAAGACGAAAATCAAGCCCATGTATCGATATTTTTCTAG
- the rlmD gene encoding 23S rRNA (uracil(1939)-C(5))-methyltransferase RlmD, whose product MARRNKNKLFTEIEVIDAGAKGKAIAKSPDGRVIFIDNAVPGDIVDVQTTRKKKSFYQGTAVEFHKLSDKRTEPVCQHFGTCGGCKWQNMEYKFQLEHKQNEVENNLRRLGKIELPEITPILGSEEIYFYRNKMEFSFSDSRWLTQEEIQSGEDIEERNALGFHIPGMWDKILDIKKCHLQADPSNAIRNFVKNFATENDLAFFNTRKQEGLLRTLMIRTTSTGEIMILVQFYEDNKEQRELLLNAIDEKFPEITSLQYVVNNKANDTIYDQEVICFKGRDHIFEEMEGLKFKINAKSFYQTNSDQAYNLYKIAREYADLKGDELVYDLYTGTGTIAQFVAKNAKKVVGVEAVPEAIKDAKENAERNNIDNVEFYVGDMRKVFTQSFIDEHGHPDVIITDPPRDGMHKDVVAQIIGILPERIVYVSCNSATQARDLALLDEYYKVTKVRAVDMFPQTHHVENVVCLEKR is encoded by the coding sequence ATGGCGAGAAGAAATAAAAACAAGCTTTTTACAGAAATTGAAGTTATAGATGCCGGTGCCAAAGGTAAGGCGATTGCCAAATCACCAGATGGCAGAGTCATCTTTATAGATAATGCCGTTCCCGGTGATATTGTAGATGTGCAGACCACCCGAAAAAAGAAATCATTTTATCAGGGAACCGCAGTAGAATTTCATAAACTTTCAGATAAAAGAACCGAACCTGTTTGCCAGCATTTTGGAACCTGTGGTGGTTGCAAATGGCAGAATATGGAATATAAATTTCAGCTGGAACATAAACAGAATGAAGTTGAAAATAACCTGCGCAGGTTAGGCAAAATTGAACTTCCCGAGATCACTCCTATTCTAGGAAGCGAAGAGATTTATTTTTACAGGAATAAAATGGAGTTTTCTTTTAGCGATAGCCGATGGTTAACCCAGGAAGAGATCCAAAGCGGGGAAGATATTGAAGAAAGAAACGCCCTTGGTTTTCACATCCCGGGAATGTGGGATAAGATCCTTGATATCAAGAAATGCCATCTACAGGCAGACCCTAGTAATGCGATCAGGAATTTTGTAAAGAATTTCGCTACAGAAAACGATCTGGCTTTTTTCAATACCAGGAAGCAGGAAGGTTTATTGCGTACTTTGATGATAAGGACTACTTCTACCGGAGAGATCATGATCCTGGTACAGTTCTATGAGGACAATAAAGAACAAAGGGAATTGCTTCTAAACGCTATAGACGAGAAATTCCCGGAGATCACCTCGCTACAATATGTAGTTAATAATAAAGCGAACGATACCATTTACGATCAGGAAGTGATCTGTTTTAAAGGACGTGATCATATTTTTGAAGAAATGGAAGGTCTTAAATTCAAGATCAACGCTAAATCTTTCTATCAAACAAATTCAGACCAGGCGTATAATCTTTATAAGATCGCCAGGGAATATGCAGATCTCAAGGGAGATGAACTGGTTTATGACCTTTACACCGGAACCGGCACCATCGCTCAGTTTGTGGCTAAAAATGCTAAAAAAGTAGTTGGAGTTGAAGCTGTACCTGAAGCCATTAAAGATGCGAAAGAGAACGCTGAAAGAAATAATATAGACAATGTGGAGTTCTATGTTGGAGATATGCGTAAGGTCTTTACCCAGAGTTTTATCGATGAGCACGGCCATCCAGATGTTATCATAACCGATCCACCAAGAGACGGAATGCACAAAGATGTAGTCGCTCAAATAATTGGTATATTGCCAGAACGAATAGTTTATGTAAGTTGTAATTCTGCTACTCAGGCAAGGGACCTGGCTTTACTTGACGAGTATTATAAGGTAACTAAAGTAAGAGCGGTAGATATGTTCCCTCAAACTCATCACGTGGAGAACGTGGTATGTCTAGAAAAACGCTAG
- the rocD gene encoding ornithine--oxo-acid transaminase, translating into MPLPKINSSEEAIKLEDQHGAHNYHPLPAVLSRGEGVHVWDVEGNKYYDFLSAYSAVNQGHCHPKIVGAMHEQASKLALTSRAFHNDILGAYEKYATEYFGFDKLLPMNTGAEAVETAIKIARKWAYERKGVKETEAEIVVCANNFHGRTTTVISFSNDEDARRNFGPYTPGFTKIPYNDIDALEAALEKNPNVAGFLVEPIQGEAGVFTPSDDYMMRAKEVCNKHNVLFMADEIQTGIARTGGLLAVCGHCTCEGHCERQETYSKPDILILGKALSGGNYPVSAVLADNGVMDVIQPGQHGSTFGGNPVAAAVAVAALDVVKDEHLIQNARKLGKLFRRLMDDYIKDSNIVNLVRGRGLLNAIVINDSEDSSTAWDICMALKENGLLAKPTHGNIIRFAPPLVMNEEQLRDCVDIIIKTLKQFEK; encoded by the coding sequence ATGCCATTACCTAAAATCAACTCTTCAGAAGAAGCGATTAAACTTGAAGACCAACATGGAGCACATAATTACCATCCACTTCCTGCTGTATTGAGCAGAGGTGAAGGTGTTCACGTATGGGATGTAGAGGGTAATAAATATTACGATTTTCTTTCTGCATATTCCGCGGTTAATCAAGGGCATTGTCATCCAAAAATTGTTGGAGCCATGCATGAGCAGGCTTCAAAATTAGCACTTACCTCTAGAGCATTCCATAATGATATACTGGGAGCTTATGAAAAATATGCGACCGAGTATTTTGGTTTCGATAAACTCTTACCAATGAACACCGGAGCTGAAGCTGTTGAAACGGCTATAAAAATAGCACGTAAATGGGCTTACGAACGTAAAGGTGTCAAAGAAACAGAAGCTGAGATCGTAGTATGTGCTAATAACTTCCACGGAAGAACTACCACGGTGATTTCTTTTTCTAATGATGAAGATGCCAGAAGAAATTTTGGTCCTTATACACCTGGATTTACCAAGATACCATACAATGATATAGATGCTCTGGAAGCCGCTCTTGAAAAGAATCCAAATGTAGCTGGATTTTTAGTGGAGCCTATTCAGGGAGAAGCTGGTGTTTTTACACCTTCAGATGACTATATGATGAGAGCTAAAGAGGTTTGTAATAAGCATAATGTTCTTTTTATGGCAGATGAGATCCAAACTGGTATCGCCAGAACGGGTGGTTTACTTGCCGTTTGTGGACATTGTACTTGTGAAGGTCACTGTGAAAGACAGGAAACTTATAGTAAACCAGATATCCTGATCTTAGGAAAAGCCCTTTCCGGAGGTAATTATCCGGTATCTGCTGTGTTGGCAGATAATGGGGTTATGGATGTGATTCAGCCTGGACAACATGGTTCTACGTTTGGAGGGAATCCTGTAGCGGCGGCAGTAGCTGTTGCGGCACTTGATGTAGTAAAAGATGAGCATCTTATTCAGAATGCCCGGAAACTAGGTAAACTTTTCAGAAGATTGATGGATGATTATATCAAGGATTCTAATATCGTGAACCTGGTAAGAGGACGCGGACTATTGAATGCTATCGTTATAAACGATTCTGAAGATAGTTCTACAGCCTGGGATATCTGTATGGCTTTGAAAGAAAATGGACTTTTAGCTAAGCCAACCCATGGTAATATCATTCGATTTGCTCCACCTCTTGTGATGAATGAAGAGCAGTTGAGAGATTGTGTTGATATCATTATCAAGACGCTTAAGCAATTCGAAAAATAA
- a CDS encoding CCC motif membrane protein codes for MEKRELPNSTLILVFGILSIISCCCYGFAGIIFGIIALVMSNRAIEIYNADPELYTGYQNVKTGRILAIIGLVLSALSLIGTIFAIFTMGGLDGIQQMQEEILREYGG; via the coding sequence ATGGAAAAAAGAGAATTACCTAATTCAACCCTTATTTTAGTTTTCGGAATACTATCTATAATCAGCTGTTGCTGTTACGGTTTTGCCGGAATTATCTTTGGGATCATTGCCCTGGTGATGTCTAACCGTGCCATAGAAATTTATAATGCCGACCCGGAACTTTATACAGGATATCAAAATGTAAAAACTGGACGCATCCTGGCAATAATAGGTTTAGTATTAAGCGCACTTAGCTTAATTGGTACCATCTTCGCAATTTTCACTATGGGCGGACTTGATGGAATTCAACAAATGCAAGAAGAGATTTTGAGAGAATACGGAGGTTAA
- a CDS encoding DUF2752 domain-containing protein: protein MLPCLNRSLFGVECTGCGAQRAVIFLFKGEFMQAFYMYPAVYSLVLLFLFLGFNLFYKFKFDYNIKIGLIIFNAVIIGGAYVFKMIQILN from the coding sequence ATGTTACCATGCCTGAATAGATCACTTTTCGGGGTGGAATGCACTGGCTGTGGAGCTCAAAGGGCTGTTATTTTTCTTTTCAAAGGAGAATTTATGCAGGCTTTCTATATGTATCCTGCTGTGTATAGCCTTGTTTTACTCTTCCTATTTCTAGGATTTAATCTTTTTTATAAATTTAAATTCGACTACAATATTAAGATTGGACTCATAATTTTTAACGCGGTCATTATTGGTGGCGCCTACGTTTTTAAAATGATTCAAATCTTAAACTAA